A window of the Procambarus clarkii isolate CNS0578487 chromosome 19, FALCON_Pclarkii_2.0, whole genome shotgun sequence genome harbors these coding sequences:
- the LOC123757591 gene encoding uncharacterized protein yields the protein MTQNVSAGVVMSGDSLVLQGVRRDQAGQYRCGAVNPLARVVSSPATLKIKYKPECLTSLTTYFIYDKPVNITCTVTSHPPVTSIHWQWKNNDDPTSTPVTSRRTEVTSAQLTVRPYPGGEDRTLSCWGVNEMGAQLHPCKFSIKEVSLPRSSCRVANISTTSLSLACHTPHLDPQPSTLYTAEVYFDNRTLFANVTSTRPNFNVSRLDAGTSYQIKVYVSHGPVTSQPVVVSAYTSRSSTSPADSDGDVSEGGGVVGGVVGGVLVTAVVVGGGVWARVYWSKRRPSCKTKSLHLASADDTRPMLTLGGSTEATALRAPPSEDIWNKEETMYQAVPGECQGDQGSLLPSSDDDDDDLSRPSYPYTGGSDSIATVEEIFKVVVNPQHQSVAMKKIEAEETPSGKTQEATKEADNYLGEWLQLFPKESEAKLARKLKHVSKKDEEHIGEWLQQLPQDAEDYPGGWVINSSRNDDNFPSGNLNLFPKTIEEPPSGWPRKSTKEDESHAVGETQGLPTNVGENDSAWHERRPQGAEGYRSGALKRPQKLAESYNDWRLKYEPNKAKHFKCNTLQHSFRVAGNYRNDLPLNLPRVPTHNRGWTLPRPPNLADNFVTRTPQNTSSEMGLYRGGMLRQPSEPTGIPIRSNSMRASSGRGGGVPLRRLRRGSPEEMDLESEELPCSVHQLMYSEETIL from the exons ATGACGCAGAACGTGAGTGCAGGTGTGGTGATGAGCGGGGACTCGCTGGTGCTGCAGGGCGTGCGGCGAGACCAGGCCGGCCAGTACCGCTGCGGCGCCGTCAACCCCCTGGCCCGCGTCGTCAGCTCCCCCGCCACCCTCAAGATCAAAT ATAAGCCAGAATGCCTCACATCGCTGACCACTTACTTCATCTATGATAAACcggtgaacatcacctgcactGTCACCTCACATCCACCGGTCACCTCCATCCACTGGCAGTGGAAGAACAACGATGACCCTACCAGCACGCCAGTCACCAGCAGGAGGACCGAGGTAACGTCAGCCCAGTTGACGGTGCGGCCGTATCCAGGAGGCGAGGACCGGACGCTCTCCTGCTGGGGCGTCAACGAAATGGGCGCACAACTCCACCCTTGCAAATTCTCTATCAAAG AGGTGTCGCTGCCACGGTCGTCGTGTCGAGTGGCCAACATCAGCACCACCTCCCTCAGCCTcgcctgccacactccacacctcGACCCCCAACCCTCTACTCTCTACACAGCTGAG gtGTACTTCGACAACAGGACGCTCTTCGCCAACGTGACCTCGACGCGTCCTAACTTCAACGTGAGTCGGCTGGACGCAGGGACCAGTTACCAGATCAAGGTGTACGTCAGCCACGGGCCCGTCACCTCCCAGCCCGTCGTCGTCTCCGCTTACACCTCCAGGTCCTCCACCTCACCAGCAG ATAGCGACGGTGATGTGAgcgagggtggtggcgttgtgggcggggtggtgggcGGCGTGCTGGtgacggcggtggtggtgggcggcggggtgTGGGCGAGGGTGTACTGGAGCAAGAGGCGCCCATCCTGCAAGACTAAGTCGCTCCACCTCGCCTCCGCCGACGACACCCGCCCCATGTTGACTCTTG GAGGGTCAACGGAAGCCACGGCACTACGGGCACCACCTTCAGAAGATATCTGGAACAAAG AGGAGACCATGTACCAGGCGGTGCCCGGCGAGTGTCAGGGGGACCAGGGCAGCCTCCTCCCGTCCAGCGACGACGACGATGACGACCTCTCTCGCCCGTCCTACCCTTATACTGGAGGAAGCGACAGTATAGCCACTGTGGAGGAGATCTTCAAGGTGGTGGTCAACCCGCAGCATCAGAGTGTTGCCATG AAAAAGATAGAAGCCGAGGAGACACCGTCAGGAAAGACACAAGAAGCAACCAAAGAGGCTGACAACTACCTGGGGGAATGGCTGCAGCTCTTTCCTAAGGAGAGTGAAGCCAAGCTGGCCAGAAAACTGAAGCACGTGTCCAAGAAGGACGAGGAGCACATAGGCGAGTGGCTTCAGCAGCTGCCGCAGGACGCCGAAGACTACCCTGGGGGCTGGGTCATCAACTCCTCCCGCAACGATGACAACTTTCCCTCAGGCAACCTCAACCTTTTCCCCAAGACAATAGAGGAGCCCCCGAGTGGATGGCCAAGGAAGTCCACCAAGGAAGACGAGAGCCATGCTGTCGGGGAGACACAAGGACTGCCCACAAATGTAGGTGAAAATGACAGTGCTTGGCACGAGCGGCGGCCTCAGGGAGCTGAAGGTTATCGTAGTGGGGCACTGAAACGTCCACAGAAATTAGCAGAAAGCTACAATGACTGGAGGCTCAAGTACGAACCAAACAAAGCAAAACACTTTAAGTGTAACACATTACAACATTCTTTCAGAGTAGCTGGTAACTATCGCAATGATTTACCGTTAAATTTGCCCAGAGTACCAACTCACAACCGAGGTTGGACACTGCCACGTCCACCAAATTTAGCGGATAATTTTGTAACCCGAACTCCACAAAATACGTCCAGCGAGATGGGACTCTACCGAGGCGGAATGCTGAGGCAGCCCTCTGAGCCAACAGGAATACCTATACGCAGTAACTCAATGAGAGCCTCGTCGGGTAGAGGTGGAGGTGTTCCCCTGAGGAGGCTGCGGAGGGGGTCGCCGGAGGAAATGGATCTTGAGAGCGAAGAGTTGCCTTGTTCCGTCCACCAGCTCATGTACTCAGAGGAGACCATTCTCTGA